In the genome of Quercus robur chromosome 3, dhQueRobu3.1, whole genome shotgun sequence, one region contains:
- the LOC126717676 gene encoding protein PLANT CADMIUM RESISTANCE 3-like, which yields MYSSNPSAPQKYADAPPPYGQAPVTGIPANTYQPQAAPFQVQSSAPVPWSTGLCDCGDDVGNCCITCCCPCITFGQIAEIVDRGTTSCAASGALYALITWLTGCGCLYSCFYRSKIRRQYALQEGSCGDCMVHCCCELCALCQEYRELKHQGFDLSIGWQGNVEQRTQGVMTATAPVIQGGMNR from the exons ATGTATTCATCAAACCCAAGTGCTCCCCAAAAGTATGCCGATGCGCCACCTCCATATGGGCAGGCCCCCGTGACGGGTATTCCAGCGAACACATACCAACCCCAGGCAGCTCCATTTCAGGTTCAGTCTAGTGCTCCGGTACCTTGGTCCACTGGCCTCTGTGACTGCGGCGATGATGTCGGAAATT GTTGCATAACATGTTGCTGCCCTTGTATTACTTTTGGACAAATTGCGGAGATCGTAGATAGAGGAACAACAT CATGTGCTGCTAGCGGAGCACTGTATGCATTAATTACTTGGTTGACTGGTTGTGGATGTTTGTACTCATGCTTCTATCGCTCCAAAATAAGGCGGCAGTACGCGTTGCAGGAGGGCTCTTGTGGGGATTGCATGGTTCATTGCTGCTGTGAGCTATGTGCCTTGTGCCAAGAGTATCGTGAGCTCAAACACCAAGGTTTCGACCTCAGCATCG GATGGCAAGGAAATGTGGAGCAACGGACCCAAGGAGTGATGACTGCAACGGCTCCTGTGATCCAAGGAGGCATGAATCGATAG